The sequence TTAAGGATTTAACTAAGGACTATTAATCGAGTCGAAATAAATCAATCTCCAGTGCGACCACAGGAGATCATGTCCAGGAATCCTCCCTCCATAGCTTACGGTATGTCCAGTTCcaattaaaaagtttaaaaaaaaaaaaaaaaaaagaaatgtagtgtgtgtttcctttatGGAAAACACGTTTGTTGACCATGTAAACGATAGCCCACTTAACACCAACACCAGACTACAACGTGAGACAAAAAATAATAGAACAGAAAAGAGCAAAGCAAAGCTGGAAAAGCAATAATATGCAGCAATAAGTgcaccggtgtgtgtgtgtgtgtgtgtgtggttagtgCTGGTCAGGGTCTGCAGAGCCAATCAGCTGCTCATGCAGATGACGTGCTGCTGTCCTACGTCAGCCCCGCCGCTTGTCAGGATCAGAGctccacacacaccagcaacaaacacatacacacactccctctccgAGCCGGACAGCACAGCCCCTGGCCCGGCAGCCCGGCAGCGGAGGACACAGCGAGGCTTCCAGGCGCCGCAGCCCGCTGTGACAGTGGACCTAACATCGCCTTACTTTGTGGACATGGGAGACATGGGAGATCCGCCGAAAAGTAAGAAAGTTGTTCGGTGTTGAGATGCAGTTCTGGAGAACTTGAGAGTTGAAGTAGTTGTGTTGTGATACCTGAAGCCAGAACACATTTTTTCTTTACCTATTAAAGTCGTTTGCATCATAAAATACTGAATTTCTAATAAGTGTCAGTTAGAGTTTAAGTCGGTGACCTCCAGactttgtcattaaaaaaaaaaaaagacaaaacaaacaatagtATAATAACAACACCagcaatattattattattattattattaataataatactagtaataattataatagtaataatgataataataagaacAACATGTGTGAGCAGTGTATGTGATATTCCCTGCTCATGCTGGTCTTCCAGAGAAGCGGCTTGTGTCTCTGTGCGTGGGCTGCGGGAACCAGATCCACGACCAATACATCCTGCGGGTTTCCCCGGACCTGGAGTGGCACGCCGCCTGTCTGAAATGTGCCGAATGCAGCCAGTACCTGGACGAGTCCTGCACGTGCTTCGTCAGGGACGGAAAGACTTATTGTAAACGGGACTACATCAGGTAGGACGGCCGGGACGGGACGAGCCCTCTCACACTGCCGACAGGAGCTGGAGCCGCAGTGCAGTTTGGATTATTAGAATTATTGTAATATCTTACAATATCAGAGGGAGAATATTCAGAGTGATTTAAGGAGCTCTGCTGTCAGCGGGTTAAAAGGATTTTAAATAGTATGATTAGAATCATCTTTACTGCTGCAACAACTTGTTGTAGGCATGAGAGATGTCACTAtttcactgtctcctctgtATCTGACGCATTTCAAACCCCGCACCGGAGCACACCAGGCCCGCAGAACCCATTTACAGCCTGCAGCATCCTGTGGGCCCTGCTTTGTGACAGATGGACCTGTAGAAAATCATAAAAGCATCCTGCCTTCGGCTCTTTTAATGACACAGCCAGTGATTTGGTGTCCTAACCACACGTTAACAATTATTCGATGGCAACAGGAGCCCCACGTTATTGTCTAATTACAACATTCCGATTAAAGTTGTACATTTCACAATGTCACGAGTTCCAACACGTTCTGCTAAATTCTCAGGAGTTATATAATAAGCATAATGTGCTACCACGTCTAATgcaattatattataatgtttataataacaatacatGGTAATATTGTTTTCCAAGGATTGTAAATGATGTGGCCCACAGAGAGgttttgatattattattattattattattattactattattattattattactattattattattattattatagaacTATTAGTGGGACCAGTCGTGGTATTGTGTGTCGCTGCCTGAGCTGCCTGCAGCCACTGACCGGACCGTGTGTGCGCCCCGCAGGTTATACGGGATTAAATGTGCTAAATGCAACATCGGCTTCAGCAAGAACGACTTCGTGATGAGGGCCCGCTCCAAGGTCTACCACATCGAGTGTTTCCGCTGCGTGGCCTGCAGCCGGCAGCTCATCCCGGGGGACGAGTTCGCCCTGCGGGAGGACGGGCTCTTCTGCCGGGCCGACCACGACGTGGTGGAACGGGCCAGCCTGGGCCCCGGAGACCCGCTTAGCCCGCTGCACCCCACCAGACCGCTGCAAATGGCAGGTAAAAATCCCGGGGAGTGGGACCGTGAGGGCCGTGAGGACTGGCACTGCTGGCAGACACATAGGTCTACTTTAACTTGCTCGGCGTGTGTGGATgtgacttcttcttttttttttttttctttttttttttacgaagGCCTTTTCTGATGGATCCTTCAAATAATccttaaaaagaaaaggattCTCCGAGTCGGTTCTCCATAAACCAAAAGACCGTGATGGTCCATGGTCGGATTAACTGCGCCCTTTGCGTTTCCCATGGCTCTGAGTTCTATCCAGACGAAGTGTGCTGCAGACTCAGTGTCTTACTGGTCGGGCTTGGTatagaaatgaaagtgaatgacATGCAGACATGGGAAACTGTTCCAGCTGCCATAACTAACAGGACgagctgtgtctgtttgtagaAGTTGGAGGACCCGTTGAGGTTGTCTCTTGACTTGCTTCTGGTTTCCGCTCCTCTTGATGTGTTCTGCGGTTTACATGTTCCTCTCTGCATACCACTGTCCAGTCATGCCAGGTTCTGTAGATTAGATACAGCTGTCAGAAATACACTAAGTTATCACTGGTGCGGACCAGAAGCagtgctctctgctctgcatgtCTGGGGCTGGTGGGGGACTTTCTGCCGCCACCAGCGCGCGCTGCTGATTTTTGTGTATATCTGACCTTGGATGCGATGAACAGATGGGTCAATCAAAGCTGCGCTGCTCTCctacatgtatatataatatgaaGTGAAGCCTGGATCCTGAAACCATGAACTGTGGTTGGATTTAAAATAGAAGTTAATTTAAGTTCACCACATAACGATTTTAAGCAAAATTTCCAAATGCAGAATTTTGTTGCTATTATGCAAATGTAACAGTCTAATCTCCAGTTTTGTGTTAATAATAAAGCAGCCTGGGCTGTAACCAAGGCGCAGTGGTGTCTATAAGGCACACTCACTAAGTTGCGCATCATGAAGCTGGAGAAAGTCATCATCTTAATTTATTCGTCCACATCATTTCTCACCTCTATCTCGTCTCATGAAGCCACTGTGCAGACAGATAAACTGATGCAGCCGTCCGCGGCTTGTTCTCCCGTCCTTTCTCAACAGCAGAGCCAATCTCAGCCCGACAGCCCGCGCTGCGGCCTCACGTCCACAAACAGCCGGAGAAGACGACCCGGGTCCGAACGGTGCTAAACGAGAAGCAGCTGCACACGCTGCGGACATGCTACAACGCCAACCCGAGGCCCGATGCTCTAATGAAGGAGCAGTTGGTGGAGATGACCGGCCTGAGCCCGCGGGTGATCCGGGTCTGGTTCCAGAACAAGCGCTGCAAGGACAAGAAGAGGAGCCTGCTgatgaagcagctgcagcagcagcagcccaatGACAAGACGGTGAGATGACAGAAGGCTACACAACATCCCTGTTCTCCCCTTTCATATGTGCATCATGCTAAAAGACCACGTTAGGACAACACTTACTTATTTGActgcttttacattttgagaCGTTAACTCTTAGATCCATTTAGAGCAGCCTGTGTTTAAGAGGAAGGACAGTCAAGTCAGATTTATACATGAAGCCCCAAATCAAAAATGTTCAGAGTCCCAGCTTCAGTGAAAGGCTCCACATATGTATGTTATGTGCTGGGGCTGTGCACTGACGGGGCCCTGAGCTGTCCTAGGGACTAGGGGGGTTATGGACGAGgccattggggggggggggggggggggggggggggggggggggggggctgtgggTCAAACCTGCGCAATAGCAAAACTCCACTGTAAGTTTTCAGCATACACAGAAACAtattcctctgctctctgtttacttccatgtttatttgtttgcctGTTTATTGATTACTCTGCTGATTGACTGGCGGATTCATTTCAGAggtcacccccacccccccaccccccccacccccccttccctccagcacacacacacacacacacgtacacacacgcgcatgcacacacgcacacacatgcacgagcgcacacacacacacacacacacacacacacacacacacagatacccACCCACACCATATCATCTGTAATCACCCACAGTGAGAGATGTGTGTACTGGCTGCTGACCACGGCTCGTCCTCTTGCAGAACATCCAGGGAATGACGGGCACCCCGATGGTGGCTGCCAGTCCGGAGCGGCACGACGGCGGCATCCAGGCAAACCCGGTGGAGGTGCAGAGCTACCAGCCGCCCTGGAAGGTTCTCAGCGACTTCGCCTTGCAGAGCGACATCGACCAACCGGCCTTCCAACAACTGGTTCGTCGTTTTTCCTCACTAATCCATTAAGGCACCAGTGCTTTAAGAGCATTCTTGTATTTAGTCGCAaaattctgttctattctattctgaaTATTTGACGTGCAGTAGATCCTCCTtgcaaaaaatatcaaatgtcaTCAGGATGGAAAAAACAATTCGATCACACGAATGTTATTTGTGTGTAATTCTCTATGGAACCTACACAATCAGTATAAAAACCAGTAATTACAAAATGAACGTAGCTGGTCTACATATTGAACATTTTCTACGTGCCATtggaattcttttttttttttttttaattcagataCAGAATATTTCAGTTCTATTGTGACCTATTGTTTCAGCATCTATTACGAAACAGTTTGAGATGTTTTCTTCGGTATCCGATTGAAAAAgccaaactcttttttttccgTCAAGGGAGAATGAGCAGTGGTTTTCTAGAACAGAATAACAGGAGCTCTGCTCATCTGACTGAGGCCGACCTCTTCACCAGTATTCAGCATTTAGCCTGCTCAtattaatcatcatcattaatcatcattCTTAGATTGATGATTGGTGGTCAAGActcggaaaaaaaaaacaggaccaGAGGTTGGCTTATAGATATTTTCttcttattgatttatttattttcgaGTGACGTATCACAGAAAGTCTGACTCAATCACCCGAAATCTCCTAAAATGACCCCCTGCATGGAGGTGCTGAGGCCGTGTTCCTCCGCCACCTTTGGTGGATTATTAGCCTTTATGACAAGAACTGGATTGTGTCCCGCAGCCCGCTCTGTGTTTGCGGGGAGGCTGAGTTGTGTGTATGGACTGCGtaaacatgggggggggggggggggggggggggttatttaTTTAGGTGGAGAGCAGGGTTAAGATCTCAGGTATGGGAAATGGCTGTAATTAAAACATCATCCTTTAGAGTActtcctttagagctcagttgACTTCTTGGTCATGACCTATGgtgttcattttaattttaaaaaaaaaagagtaatttcTTACACATGCAGGCCTATTTTTCTCTTCAG comes from Pempheris klunzingeri isolate RE-2024b chromosome 7, fPemKlu1.hap1, whole genome shotgun sequence and encodes:
- the isl1a gene encoding insulin gene enhancer protein isl-1, translating into MGDMGDPPKKKRLVSLCVGCGNQIHDQYILRVSPDLEWHAACLKCAECSQYLDESCTCFVRDGKTYCKRDYIRLYGIKCAKCNIGFSKNDFVMRARSKVYHIECFRCVACSRQLIPGDEFALREDGLFCRADHDVVERASLGPGDPLSPLHPTRPLQMAAEPISARQPALRPHVHKQPEKTTRVRTVLNEKQLHTLRTCYNANPRPDALMKEQLVEMTGLSPRVIRVWFQNKRCKDKKRSLLMKQLQQQQPNDKTNIQGMTGTPMVAASPERHDGGIQANPVEVQSYQPPWKVLSDFALQSDIDQPAFQQLVSFSEGGPGSNSTGSEVASMSSQLPDTPNSMVSSPIEA